The following DNA comes from Schistocerca piceifrons isolate TAMUIC-IGC-003096 chromosome 3, iqSchPice1.1, whole genome shotgun sequence.
TTATCAGAGTTCCAACAGAGACGATTCACAACTCCAGCAGTGTGCGTTAAGGAATTCCGTTGCAGAGAAGGATTCTTTGCTCTTGTAAAAGCAATATTTTCGTGGAAATGCTATCTGCAACCTTTTCGCAGGGGGTATCATCTTTGATGAATGTTCGTGGTGAACCGTCCATGGCTAGTATCCATTATTTCCGGAAATACCGTAAAGAATGTCGATTCCGATCGCTACAGTTTGCAGGTGTGAAAGTAGATTATGGCAGCAATGAAGAAGACGGAAGGTCGGAGAACCATATGAATTGGAGCACTACTTACGATATGCATTGGCCAATACACAGCAACATGAGAGAGGGAAAAAAGCAGTTGTTATAAATAAGAACCAGTCTTCTTATGAGCTCATTATTTCTTGGTGTAGTAAAATCTGATAGAAGTATGTAGAAACATTTGAACGTTGACTAAGTAGTATTTACCACTTGGCTCGTTCTTCATCTTCACCTAAAATCCTACTAATGAGCATGTCTAAGCCTCTAAATATGCCATACCTTTTCTCCAGTACTTCTTTACCAGTTCActtttttctttcctctgttctgCCGTACATTTTATTCACtttgtttttgaaattatttattatgGAAAATTTATGGCTCATAAATTTTGTACTGTcttcattttattgtttgtttatggcAATTTCTTTTAGATGTTTGTCAAATTTCCTATGGTAGTGTGTCAAAACACTGTACAACTTTGCTTTTGGTTATGTTTGGACACATTCCACCGCTGTGCCCATAAAAAAGTAGGATACCTTTCCTCATTCTTTCCGTAACTTTTTCTACATGATCGTTTATTTCTGCACTGCTTCTTAATTACTGTTGTTCAATTTCCTAATAACTTCCTCTGTCTTTCTAAAATCAGTAGtgctttcttttgtttttcttatgtTGAGGAAGAAGCCAAACTTCGTTGGTGCAACGGCTGATCCTCGATTTTGTGCCGGGATAATACTCTCGGAAAGCCTGGAAACCAGTGGAGTAGAACGACTGCAATGTGAGATTCCTCCATTGCCCCAAACACATGTTTCCTAACAACAGGACTGACTTCGACTGTAAAGCATGGCACCACATCAGGTGTCATCTCACCACAGCGCGACACTACCGGTATCTACGTAATATGCTCGCAAGtgaccttatggtgtgtggtgcaCTGTAAAATGTGTAAAACTGTCACTGTATAATGTGTATTCCATTACAATAGTGAATGCTGCGGAGAAGAACAATTGTTGGTAGACCTTCGGTGCCGGGTCAGATCTCATTTTGTGCTCATGGTCCTCCAGCGAGGTGTGCTAGAAGGAGGTTGTGTTTTGCTTGATGCTTCTAGGACcgtacgctctcgaaattttagcagtaaaccaaactgtgattcacaacgcctctcaGGCGTCTCTACCACTTGgaatgagcatctccgtaacggtttcgcgcttactaaacgaacctgtggcgaaacgcgctggTCTTCTTTGGATCCACCATTTGTCCCTTCTTGAACAGGTCCAGTATTGACTAGTATCCACAATCATTTCCCAAGTTCGGATAACACCACTTGGAAAACCGAGATGATGAACATCAATGTTTTTCAAATATGAAGAGCCTCGTGAAGTGATGTAACCGATCTGTGAGTACTGGATGCCAGTGTTCACTGCTAATCTCAGCAAACTGTAACCTACCACCAGACGGACAGGTCCATCTTCAATTAATGGACGAAAGAGACCCATTATAGAGTCTTGCGAGATCGGTTGACCGTTGTGAAGTGCGTGAAATTCCATCGTGAAACATTGTTGCAGGACTGTTTTAATCCAGTAAGTGCGTGCACTTGCAAGCTCGACTGCAGTCGAATTTCCAGCAACTTTCTCTTTGTGCGAATATTATGTCTGGAACGAAGGATCcaaccagtcgtacaaattagtcTCAAGCCGGTAATGAATTTGGAAATGTCTAGGATTCCAGGAATTATAGCAAACACATGCTTTACATTCGTTCTCTCTAACGGGACGATATGACGCATGTTTGGAGTACCAGAAGACCAACATTCCTCTGGGTGTGTAAGCTATGGTGGTTCCTTCCAGCAAAGATGCGCAGATTCGTTTTGATTGCCAAGAAGGCACCATTTCTGGAGATGCACAGGGTTGTCATGTGCAGGATAATGACTTCACTGACTAGGCAACATGTATGTATTAATTTCTGTCACTCTTTTACATACGAACGTCTTCTATCGATTTGTATTACTGCGTATCCAGCTTGACGTCACTGTAGCGTCCCTGCACAAAGTTGTGTGAGTAATGTCGTAACCTGTAGCTGTGCAGAAATATCTTAGCAATCGTGCTCCCACTAGAGTGTCGGTGTTGATATTGGAACAAAGTTCGAGATGTATCAAAGTTATCCTTCTGATAGGTGCAAATCTGTTCTTGCTAAAGGCTAAGTGAATAGTGTTACCGTGTACAACACTGCCAATGTAGAGAGGTGTCCCATACAGTTGTCCCGAAGAACTACAAACTACTTGAGTAATGATCTGTAATATTTACTATCCATCGCGGGATACGAATGCAAGACAATGTTTGAAGGGTTATTAAATGGATATACCAGGTAGGTTAAGTCAGAGGTAAATCGGGAGCAGGCTTCGGTTAATTGGTAGGATACAAGGATAATACAACGAGTCTACAGACTGTGACACATTGCGATTCACTCACAGTTGAAGCCACGTCCGAGGGCTACGTGATCACTCTTAATGTAATGAATAAAGACAAAAGTCGTTTCCGCTCCTATTGTAGGTCGTCTTCCGGCGCAACTCTGACTGCTACGATCCCATTTCGTCGTCAGGGCGGAACTTCTCCCTGATGATAAACCGCGATTCACAGTGGTTGGATATGAATCTGAGGAGGACTAACTTGGGTTACCGAAcgtacacaaagaagggcagcaagatgATCGCACGTTTGTCTGACCCTTGGGAGATCGTAACGGAATTGCTGAAAGAACTGAAGTGCCAGACGCTTGAAAACAGGCACTAATTATCCCGTGAAATCCTGCTAGAAGGGTTTCAAAAACCAGTTTTGAGTGAGAAATCTAAGAGtctctctgatcaaaagtatccagacacttctaTGTAATGTTGGACTGTCACGAGAGGCCGACTCGTCAGTATAAACGGATGCTATCAATGGAACAGCAGTAACACCAGAATGGATCGGGCAGGAGAGCTCAGCGACCTCGTTGTTGGACTAGGCATTTGATGTCACACGAGTAAAATGCGCATCAAGGACATTAcaacccttctgaagctgcccaagtcgactgttggttacGTGAATTGGAAATGCAAAGGAACAGCCAGAGCCAAacgaagaccaggcagacctcatgtaatgACAGGCGGCGAGCGTCGAGAATTAAAGAGAATCGCTGAAAAACCGCAGGAAATCATCGAAAGGAATCAGTCGTGTGTTTCTCAGTGGTACCAGCAGCCCAGTCAACTACTGTGCGCTGGGAGTTAACACTAGCCAGTCAACCGcagattatttaaagaatcgaactcacaTTTATAAAACGACATTAAACGTCTGATTACCTTGCATGTGAATTAAATGTGTCGTATATGACTgctgcctgcgaaatgtgttgctaATAGACTTAGTGGAAAAGGAGTAACATATTCGAGCCTCATACATGATGCGCAGTTTTTCACTCAGCgtttatgacatcacatctcctgaactatgtgttgtacatttCTATAATTTATGAGGCGCATATctgagtgtttatgacatcattctTCTAAACTACGTGTCGTAATTTTCGTGGTACATGCAGCAGAATagtggatactatctgcaaaatgtgccgCCAGTacataataaagaagtaataaatgaaaatgacATGCTTGACGTTGCAGTTTTTCTGCACGAACCACGAAGATGTAATGGGGCTTGTCAGCGATAAAATATTTCCTGAAGGTTTGACGTCATTTGTAAAGTTTGTTATAAATCACAAAGTGCTCTAATTCTCAACTATTGGATGAATAACGTTACTTCTTAATAAGTAGATTGTGGCAGCATTTATAGTTCTAAATTTAGTCAATAATTATGTGACATATATGAACATTAAGTATCTGCTGCCCTTAGAAGCAGTTACATAGACAGCCGGccgctggtagccgagcggttctaggcgcttctgtctgcaaccgcgcgaccgctacggtcgcaggttcgaatcctgcctcgggcatgaatgtgtgtgatgttcttcggttagtttggtttaagtagttctaaattctaggggactgatgacctgagatattaagtcccatagtgctcagagccatttgaatcatttgaacagttACATAGACAACCTGAAACTAGGACTGGGTGACAGTGGCAAGGGGTAACAGTTAGGTAATACAGATGAGATAGAATTCTTGATCAAcccgtcataagccacacatttctgtagacaaTGGTATACGACACTCGAGGTAGTAGAGGTGAtgtaaacagcgacgccactggacggtGGATGGCTGGAAAAGAGTGATATGGGGTGATGAATCACGATATACACTGTGATAATCCGACTGAGGTATTTTGGTTTAGCGAATTCCTGCAGAACATAAACTGACATCCTTTACAGTGCCAAGAGTGAAGTACAAAGGATGTGGTTTACGGTATGAGGACGATTTTCGTGGTTCGAGTGTGCTGCTCTTACTGCGCTTACGAAGACGCTGaaagtggaaggatatgaacacatcctACAGCACTGTGTACTTCATACACTTCAGGAACAGCCTGAATACGACATTTGTATCAGCACGATAACGCACCGTGTCATCAAGCAGCATATgtcaggcaatgatttgtggacaataacattccagaaAGAGACGGCTTGCCGGAGTCCCAACTTGAACCTAATAAACAGCTGTATGATTAGATATAATGTCGACTAGCCTCCAGATCCCAATATCGAGTCACTACCTACTCTGATTTCGGATCTTGAGAAAAAAATGGACTGCCCTTCTTCCTCAGGTATTCGGACATCTCACTGAATGTGTCCCCGGCAGAGATCAAGCCGTCAGTGGTGAATGGTAGAAACTTCCCATTGAAATATccagtaatttggaaatttgtggcaagttctatgggaccaagctgctaagGCTaacggtcgctaagcttacacacccatgcccgatggaggattcgaacgaCGGGGGGGATAAATGTCCAGTGATATGTCTGTGGATACTTTTGATGTACACCAGAACCTTCTACATGTAACTTCTATAGGAATTAAGAAAAGGTTAATTACAGCTGGCATACAGGCGTCCAAGCCATCATTTATCCCGCGATCCATCCTTGAATGGAATAGGAAGGATCAATGAGAAGGGCCCTCTACCATGAACTCCACAGCTGTCTGCAGAGTAGACGTTCTGGAATTCCTGCGACATCGatagaaagaaatttaatttccgaTTCGCTAAACGCTCTGACATACGGCTGTTATCACTTCCGTACAGGTGCCCCAGTCGACGAGCACCTCCTTGAGGCAGCACCAGAACCGACCAGCCCTCCCGGTGAGGCCGGCTGCCCGCGCATCGTGAGCCGCGCAGAGTGGGGCGCCCGCGAGCCGACGGCGCCGCCAGACAACATGACGGCCAGCGCCGTGCCGTACGTGGTGGTGCACCACGGCGGCGCCAGCCGCGGCTACTGCTACGACCAGGAGGCGTGCGCCGCCATCGTGCGCTCCTACCAGGACCTACACATGGACACCAACGGCTGGGACGACATCGGGTACAGCTACGTCGTCGGAGAAGACGGCAACGCCTACGAGGGCCGAGGCTGGGACGCCAAGGGAGCGCACGCCCCCGGCTACAATCAGCAGAGCATCGGCATCTGCATCATTGGGGAGTTTTCAGGTAGTGGTCATCAAATATCCATCAATACAGCTTGCAGAAAAACTTCCACATTCCTAATTCCTTTATTTTACGTCCACTAGTACAGCTTCCAGAGGACCCTGCATTTGCCGTATACCAACAGCATTGCGCTGACACTGATCTGCATTTTCCTTTCTTGTAGACATCAGTATCGGTTTCATTAGACACTCCATTATCCTTTTCATCTTCCGCAAGATATATGAGGCTGGAGAATTTTCTCAGACTTAAATAAGAATGTAATaaatctaattccaaagaaagcaaaacaTTAGAGGTGCGAATAGTACCGCACCAACAATAAACTGacaaaatattgacatgaattatttacagaagcacGGAAAAACTGGCAGTCTCTGACCTCAAGGAGGATCAGTTTGAGTTTcagggaaatgtaggaacaagaGTGCCAATACTGTCAACataatttacactatgtgatcagaagtatctggacacccctaaaacatacgtttttcatattaggtgcattgtgctaccacctactgccaggtactccatatcagcgacctcagtactcattagacatcgtgagacagcggaatggggcgctccgtggatcttacggacttagaacgtggtcaggtgataggctGTCAATTGTGTCACGTCAGCACGCGAAATTTacgcactcctgaacatccctaagtccactttttccgatgcgacagtgaagtggaaacgagaagggacacgtacagcacaaaagcgtacaggctgacttcgtttgttgactgacttagaccgccgacagttgaagtgggtcgtgatgtgtaatagggtgacatctatccagaccatcacacaggaattccaaggaattcctaactgcatcaggatccactgcaagtacaatgacagttaggcgggaggtgagaaaacttggatttcatggtcgagcggctgctcatgagccacacatcacgccggtaaaggccaaacgacgcctcgcttggtgtaaggagcgtaaacattggacgattgaacagtggaaaaacgttgtgttgagtgacgaatcacggtacacaatgtggcgatccggtggtagggtgtgggtatggcgaatgaatgcaaggtgaacgtcatctcccatcgtgtgtggtgccaacagtaaaattcggaggcgatgatgtTATCGTGTGGTGGGGACTTGCACCCTTGTTGCTTTTTGTGGtactatcacagctcaggcctacattgatgttcccttcttgcttcccagtgttgaagagcaatacggggatggcgattgcatctttcaactccatcgagcatttgttcataatgcatggcctgtggcggagcggttgcacgacaataacatccttgtattggattggcctgcacagagtcctgacctgaatcctaaagaacaccttccggatgttttggaacgccgacttcgtgccaggccacaccgaccgacatcgatacctctcctcagtgcagcacttgatgaagaatgggctgccattccccaagaaaccttccagcacctgagtgaacgtatggctgcaagagtggaagctgacatcaaggctaagggtgggccaaaaccgtaTTGAATTGAAGCATTAGCAATGGAGGgcaccgcgaacttgtaagtcagtttcagacaggtgtccggatactttagttCACACagtgtatcttagaagatagcctGAAGAAAAGCCAACCAATGCTTATGGCATTTGCAGGTTTATAGAAATATTTTGTCAATATTGACTCCATTACATTGTTtctaattttgaaggtagcaggtacaaaatgcagagagcgaaaggttatttacgacCTATACAGAAGTCAGACTGCAGTTGCGGGAGTCGAAGGAAgtaaaagggaagcagtcgttgagaagggACACAgatttgtagcttatccccaatgttttTTAATCTCTACACTGAGCAAGAAATAAAGGTAACCAAGGAGATATTTGGATCGGAaattacagggagaagaaataaaaacttgaggtttgccaatgacactgcaaTTCTTTTAGAGACGGCAAAGGAATTAGAAAGTCTGTTGAACGGAATGTAGAGAGTTTTGAGAAGACTTTGTATGTAGTCAATTAAATCACGGTATGCTAagaatattagattaggaaataagacacagaAACTAgtggattagttttgctatttgggcagcaagataattgttgatggccgaagcagaaaggagccagagcgagagcaccagcagcagcgagtactgtttgtataaagcgtttattttgcattttgtttacgaccttccactaaggaagggattctatttgtgtttatctgctctgcatagtaactaacagttcttgataaaactttacgtagttttcgtgttagatttcttagtgttttcttgatcgtttagaacagaaagcgccctaaaaccgtcttttgtttgtttcgaggccgttagccactagtcacttgaatcagcagttgtcttgcgacagccagagcgagagcaccagcagcagcgagtactgtttgtataaagcgtttattttgcattttgtttacgaccttccactaaggaagggattctatttgtgtttatctgctctgcatagtaactaacagttcttgataaaactttacgtagttttcgtgttagatttcttagtgttttcttgatcgtttagaacagaaagcgccctaaaaccgtcttttgtttgtttcgaggccgttagccactagtcacttgaatcagcagttgtcttgcgacagccagagcgagagcaccagcagcagcgagtactgtttgtataaagcgtttattttgcattttgtttacgaccttccactaaggaagggattctatttgtgtttatctgctctgcatagtaactaacagttcttgataaaactttacgtagttttcgtgttagatttcttagtgttttcttgatcgtttagaacagaaagcgccctaaaaccgtcttttgtttgtttcgcggccgttagccactagtcacttgaatcagcagttgtcttgtgacagccagagcgagagcaccagcagcagcgagtactgtttgtataaagcgtttttgtacttatttgctgcgcttagcttttaaatagtttttctgggaaaacctagagtagttttcgcgtctcgtatttcagtgagtgtttcttgattatcagagtagctcatcagaagattatcttgggaatttgtcaccgtatagagtagggtaaacatagtca
Coding sequences within:
- the LOC124788800 gene encoding peptidoglycan-recognition protein SC2-like, whose protein sequence is MAMNGEVKSAPVDEHLLEAAPEPTSPPGEAGCPRIVSRAEWGAREPTAPPDNMTASAVPYVVVHHGGASRGYCYDQEACAAIVRSYQDLHMDTNGWDDIGYSYVVGEDGNAYEGRGWDAKGAHAPGYNQQSIGICIIGEFSERLPNDAALQALQQLMWCGVALGELRPSFEVLGHRQARNTTCPGDALYGWLQRLRNWTADPQPCVDGECPAAASRGSA